GGTGTACGCCGGCGGCGACAATGTGTGGCTGCTGCACAAAAACAAATCCTTTACCGGTCTTGATCCGGAAAACCCTGGTTTCGGATATCCCAATCCTGCCGTGTTTACAGGAGGGCTGAATGTCACCTTTTAATTCATTACCAATTTCATTACCATGAAACGAATAGTATATGGCCTTGCGCTCGCAGGCTTCTTAATGATAAGTTGTAATAAGCAGTTGAATATAGTGCCGCAGGGAGTGCTGAGTCCTGACCAGGTAGCCACCCCTGAAAATGCCGACAAGTTTGTAACGGCGGCATATGCCATCTTAACAAGCGGCGACATCAACATTTCCTACAGCCTTTGGGAATACGGTGATGTGCGCGCGGATGATGCGTATAAAGGCGGCCGCGATGAAGGCGACGGACAGGAGTTTCATTTTATGGAAACATTTGCCAATACCCGCGCGGACTTCTGGCCTTTCGATGGCCAGTGGTTCCGGATTTACCTGGGTGTAGGCAGGGCTAACACGGCGTTGGGCTATCTTAATAAAATCGATCATTCAGCATTCCCGTTGAAAGAACAACGTATAGGCGAAGTAAGATTTTTGAGAGGTATGTATTATTTCATGCTGAAAGTGCTGTTCCACAGGATCCCTTACCTGGATGAAAATGTGCCGCTGGATGACTATGGCAAGATATCGAACACCGCGCTCAGCAGCGATGCCCTCTGGGAAAAGATTGCGGCCGATTTTCAATACGCGGCCGATCATTTGCCCGCTATACAGGCGGAGAAGGGCCGAGCCACCAAAGTGGCAGCCTATGCCTTTCTGGCTAAAACCCGGCTTTACCAGGGCTTTAAACAGGATGAACGTTACAATGTAACAGGAGTGGACCCGCAGAAAATGCAGCAGGTGGTAGATGCCTGTAACCAGGCCATCAATTCTTCTTTTCACCTGGAAGATGACTACGCTAATAATTTTCTGCCGGGGAATTACGAGAACGGGCCAGAGAGTATGTTTGCCATCCAGTTTTCACAGAACGATGGTACGGATGCAGGGCATCTCAACATTGGCGAGGCGCTGAGTGTGCCGCAGGGATT
This window of the Chitinophaga varians genome carries:
- a CDS encoding RagB/SusD family nutrient uptake outer membrane protein gives rise to the protein MKRIVYGLALAGFLMISCNKQLNIVPQGVLSPDQVATPENADKFVTAAYAILTSGDINISYSLWEYGDVRADDAYKGGRDEGDGQEFHFMETFANTRADFWPFDGQWFRIYLGVGRANTALGYLNKIDHSAFPLKEQRIGEVRFLRGMYYFMLKVLFHRIPYLDENVPLDDYGKISNTALSSDALWEKIAADFQYAADHLPAIQAEKGRATKVAAYAFLAKTRLYQGFKQDERYNVTGVDPQKMQQVVDACNQAINSSFHLEDDYANNFLPGNYENGPESMFAIQFSQNDGTDAGHLNIGEALSVPQGLGCCDFHKPSQNFVNAFKTDVNGLPLLDAFNDVNVNPYQDNIDPRLNHTVGIPEFNWKYEPARVYKESWSRNPAVYGYYASMKENVSPDGEYFLFRPPFFPNSKNKILMRFAEVLLMKAEALIELGRQGDALPLINAVRQRAANSTARLKKADGSYEAHYKVGLYVPGVNVTWDQATARKALRFERRVELGQENQRFFDLVRWGIAAETLNKYFSVERTRHAFLNSGNFTKNKHEYLPIPQNQLNFSRGVYQQNPNY